The following proteins are co-located in the Streptomyces sp. NBC_00435 genome:
- the recG gene encoding ATP-dependent DNA helicase RecG, whose amino-acid sequence MEHVPALDEDLKKTLGPATAKVLAEQLGLHTALDLLHHYPRRYAERGELTSLDDLADQIDEHVTVVAQVADARLLTYQGSRGGGKRLEVTITDGNGRLQLVFFGSGVHKPHKELLPGSRAMFAGKVGMFNHKLQLAHPAYEPLGADASDRDAATAFANQLIPIYPACAKLESWKIAKCVDAVLPTAQEVVDPLPAALRADRALVPLTEALLKIHRPATKADIEDARSRLKWDEAFVLQVALARRRHADSQLPAVPRRPTPGGLLESFDAKLPFTLTEGQRTVSKEIFDDLATDHPMHRLLQGEVGSGKTLVALRAMLAVVDSGGQAAMLAPTEVLAQQHHRSVTEMMGELAEGGMLGGSDRGTKVVLLTGSMGMPARRQALLDLITGEAGIVIGTHALIEDKVQFHDLGLVVVDEQHRFGVEQRDALRSKGKQPPHLLVMTATPIPRTVAMTVFGDLETSVLDQLPAGRSPIATHVVPARDKPHFLARTWERIREEVENGHQAYVVCPRIGDGEDDPKSGKGGKGAKDAKKKAAEEDGDRRPPLAVLEIAEQLTRGPLAGISVEVLHGRMDPADKDDVMRRFTAGEVKVLVATTVIEVGVNVPNSTVMVIMDADRFGVSQLHQLRGRVGRGSAPGLCLLVSEMHEASPARARLAAVAATLDGFELSRIDLEQRREGDVLGQAQSGVRSSLRMLAVIEDEEVITQAREEATRVVAADPELADLPGLRTALEALLDTEREQYLEKG is encoded by the coding sequence CAAGGTGCTGGCCGAGCAGCTCGGCCTGCACACGGCCCTGGACCTGCTCCACCACTACCCCCGGCGGTACGCGGAACGGGGCGAGCTGACCTCCCTGGACGACCTCGCCGACCAGATCGACGAACACGTCACGGTGGTCGCGCAGGTCGCCGACGCGCGGCTGCTGACGTACCAGGGCAGCCGGGGCGGCGGCAAACGCCTCGAAGTCACCATCACCGACGGCAACGGGCGCCTCCAGCTCGTCTTCTTCGGGTCGGGCGTGCACAAACCGCACAAGGAACTGCTGCCCGGAAGCCGCGCGATGTTCGCGGGCAAGGTCGGGATGTTCAACCACAAGCTCCAGCTCGCCCACCCCGCCTACGAGCCGCTCGGCGCGGACGCCTCCGACCGGGACGCGGCGACCGCCTTCGCCAACCAGCTCATCCCGATCTACCCGGCCTGCGCGAAGCTCGAGTCCTGGAAGATCGCCAAGTGCGTGGACGCGGTGCTCCCCACGGCGCAGGAGGTCGTGGACCCGCTGCCGGCCGCCCTGCGTGCGGACCGCGCACTGGTCCCGCTCACCGAGGCCCTGCTGAAGATCCACCGCCCGGCCACCAAGGCCGACATCGAGGACGCCCGCTCCCGCCTCAAGTGGGACGAGGCCTTCGTCCTCCAGGTCGCCCTGGCCCGCCGTCGGCACGCAGACTCCCAGCTCCCGGCCGTCCCCCGCCGCCCCACCCCCGGCGGCCTCCTCGAATCCTTCGACGCCAAGCTGCCCTTCACCCTCACCGAAGGCCAGCGGACGGTCTCCAAGGAGATCTTCGACGACCTCGCCACCGACCACCCCATGCACCGCCTCCTCCAGGGCGAGGTCGGCTCCGGCAAGACGCTCGTGGCGCTGCGGGCCATGCTCGCCGTCGTCGACTCGGGCGGCCAGGCCGCGATGCTCGCGCCCACCGAGGTGCTCGCGCAGCAGCACCACCGCTCCGTCACCGAGATGATGGGCGAACTCGCCGAGGGAGGCATGCTCGGCGGCTCCGACCGGGGCACCAAGGTCGTGCTGCTCACCGGATCGATGGGGATGCCCGCCCGGCGCCAGGCGCTGCTCGACCTGATCACCGGTGAGGCCGGGATCGTGATCGGTACGCACGCGCTGATCGAGGACAAGGTGCAGTTCCACGACCTCGGCCTGGTCGTCGTCGACGAACAGCACCGCTTCGGCGTGGAACAGCGCGACGCCCTGCGCTCCAAGGGCAAGCAACCCCCGCACCTGCTCGTCATGACCGCGACCCCGATCCCGCGCACGGTCGCCATGACCGTCTTCGGCGATCTGGAGACCTCCGTCCTGGACCAGCTGCCGGCCGGCCGCTCCCCGATCGCCACCCACGTGGTGCCGGCCAGGGACAAGCCGCACTTCCTGGCCCGGACCTGGGAGCGGATCCGCGAGGAGGTGGAGAACGGCCACCAGGCCTACGTGGTCTGCCCGCGCATCGGCGACGGGGAGGACGACCCGAAGAGCGGCAAGGGAGGCAAGGGGGCCAAGGACGCCAAGAAGAAGGCGGCCGAGGAGGACGGCGACCGACGGCCCCCGCTCGCGGTGCTGGAGATCGCCGAGCAGCTCACCCGCGGCCCCCTCGCGGGAATCTCCGTCGAGGTGCTGCACGGGCGGATGGACCCCGCCGACAAGGACGACGTCATGCGCCGCTTCACCGCGGGCGAGGTGAAGGTCCTGGTCGCCACCACCGTCATCGAGGTCGGCGTGAACGTCCCGAACTCCACCGTCATGGTGATCATGGACGCGGACCGCTTCGGCGTCTCCCAGCTCCACCAGCTGCGCGGCCGCGTCGGCCGCGGCTCCGCCCCGGGGCTCTGCCTGCTGGTCAGCGAGATGCACGAAGCCAGCCCCGCCCGCGCCCGGCTCGCGGCCGTCGCCGCCACCCTGGACGGGTTCGAGCTCTCCCGCATCGACCTGGAACAGCGCCGCGAGGGCGACGTGCTCGGCCAGGCCCAGTCCGGCGTCCGCTCCTCGCTGCGCATGCTCGCGGTCATCGAGGACGAGGAGGTCATCACCCAGGCCCGCGAGGAGGCCACTCGCGTGGTCGCCGCCGACCCCGAGCTGGCGGACCTGCCGGGCCTGCGGACCGCCCTGGAGGCCCTGCTCGACACCGAGCGCGAGCAGTACCTGGAGAAGGGCTGA
- the rsmD gene encoding 16S rRNA (guanine(966)-N(2))-methyltransferase RsmD has protein sequence MTRVIAGSAGGRRLAVPPGTGTRPTSDRMREGLFSTWESLHGTEGARVLDLYAGSGAVGLEALSRGADHALLVEPDAKAAKAIRDNIKSVGLPGAEFRAGRAEQIAALPAHGDPYDMVFLDPPYEVEHGELCEILLTLRSNGWLSDDALVTVERRTRSGAFPWPVGFEPLRSRKYGEGTLWYGRAASTSEES, from the coding sequence ATGACCCGCGTGATCGCCGGAAGCGCCGGCGGGCGACGCCTCGCCGTCCCGCCCGGCACCGGCACCCGCCCGACCTCGGACCGGATGCGCGAAGGCCTCTTCTCCACCTGGGAGTCGCTCCACGGGACCGAGGGGGCCCGCGTCCTCGACCTGTACGCCGGGTCCGGTGCCGTCGGCCTGGAGGCGCTCTCGCGCGGCGCGGACCACGCACTGCTGGTCGAGCCCGACGCCAAGGCCGCCAAGGCCATCCGGGACAACATCAAGTCGGTCGGCCTGCCCGGCGCCGAATTCCGGGCGGGCAGGGCCGAGCAGATCGCGGCGCTCCCCGCGCACGGGGACCCGTACGACATGGTCTTCCTGGACCCGCCGTACGAGGTGGAGCACGGCGAACTGTGCGAGATCCTCCTCACACTCCGGTCCAATGGCTGGCTCAGCGACGACGCGCTCGTCACCGTGGAGCGCAGGACGAGGAGCGGCGCCTTCCCGTGGCCCGTGGGCTTCGAGCCGCTCCGGTCCAGGAAGTACGGCGAGGGCACCCTTTGGTACGGTCGCGCCGCCTCCACCAGCGAAGAGTCATGA
- the coaD gene encoding pantetheine-phosphate adenylyltransferase gives MRRAVCPGSFDPITNGHLDIIGRASRLYDVVHVAVMINQSKQGLFTVEERIELIREATAGYGNIEVESFHGLLVDFCKQREIPAIVKGLRAVSDFDYELQMAQMNMGLSGVETLFVPTNPTYSFLSSSLVKEVAAWGGDVAHLLPAHVHAALLERLANR, from the coding sequence GTGCGCCGCGCAGTCTGTCCGGGGTCCTTCGACCCCATCACCAACGGACACCTCGACATCATCGGCCGGGCCTCCCGGCTCTACGACGTGGTCCACGTCGCCGTGATGATCAACCAGTCCAAGCAGGGACTCTTCACCGTCGAGGAGCGGATCGAGCTGATCCGCGAGGCGACCGCCGGCTACGGCAACATCGAGGTCGAGTCCTTCCACGGGCTCCTCGTCGACTTCTGCAAGCAGCGCGAGATCCCGGCCATCGTCAAGGGCCTGCGCGCCGTCAGCGACTTCGACTACGAGCTCCAGATGGCCCAGATGAACATGGGGCTGTCGGGCGTCGAGACGCTGTTCGTCCCCACCAACCCCACCTACAGCTTCCTGTCCTCCTCCCTGGTCAAGGAAGTCGCGGCCTGGGGCGGCGACGTCGCCCACCTGCTGCCCGCACATGTGCACGCCGCACTGCTGGAGCGCCTGGCCAACCGCTGA
- a CDS encoding cell division initiation protein → MDVQKKLDEIVAAVGSARSMPMSASCVINRAELLALLEEVRGALPGSLAQAQELIGGREQMVEEARREADRIIESAHAQRGSLISDTEVARRSQDEADRILADARREAEEVKAEADDYVDSKLANFEVVLTKTIGSVDRGREKLLGRGPGLDDQGYPDAEAPERSHDPETQRQQADAYVDSKLATFEAVLSKTLEAVGRGRQKLLGRVATDDLGAHMAAQDAAGLQQSRSTSDADFLAGLAEPQAPVAPQAPLIPAQSQPEPAYDAYSYQQPGQQDGYGYQDPYSGTSTGSTGAAYAGHYADQQPDPYAVSYDQQPDPYGGYQQPQQGTQEQQAALDETSFFDTSMINLDQLRQYEQGR, encoded by the coding sequence ATGGACGTGCAGAAGAAGCTCGACGAGATCGTCGCGGCCGTCGGCAGCGCCCGGTCCATGCCCATGTCGGCCTCGTGCGTGATCAACCGTGCCGAGCTGCTCGCCCTGCTCGAAGAGGTGCGCGGGGCCCTGCCGGGCTCGCTCGCGCAGGCCCAGGAGCTCATCGGCGGCCGGGAACAGATGGTCGAGGAGGCCCGCCGGGAGGCGGACCGGATCATCGAGTCGGCACACGCCCAGCGCGGTTCGCTGATCTCCGACACCGAGGTCGCCCGGCGCTCCCAGGACGAGGCGGACCGGATCCTGGCCGATGCCCGCCGGGAGGCGGAGGAGGTCAAGGCCGAGGCCGACGACTACGTCGACAGCAAGCTGGCGAACTTCGAGGTCGTGCTCACCAAGACCATCGGCTCGGTGGACCGGGGCCGCGAGAAGCTGCTGGGCCGGGGTCCGGGACTGGACGACCAGGGCTACCCGGACGCCGAGGCGCCCGAGCGCAGCCACGACCCGGAGACGCAGCGGCAGCAGGCGGACGCCTACGTGGACAGCAAGCTGGCGACCTTCGAGGCGGTGCTCTCCAAGACCCTGGAGGCCGTCGGCCGGGGCCGGCAGAAGCTCCTCGGCCGCGTGGCCACCGACGACCTCGGCGCGCACATGGCCGCCCAGGACGCGGCGGGGCTCCAGCAGTCCCGCTCGACGAGCGACGCCGACTTCCTGGCCGGGCTGGCCGAGCCGCAGGCTCCGGTGGCGCCCCAGGCCCCGCTGATCCCCGCGCAGTCGCAGCCCGAGCCGGCGTACGACGCGTACTCCTACCAGCAGCCCGGCCAGCAGGACGGCTATGGGTACCAGGACCCGTACTCCGGTACGAGCACCGGTTCCACCGGAGCGGCTTACGCCGGGCACTATGCCGACCAGCAGCCGGATCCGTACGCGGTCTCCTACGACCAGCAGCCCGACCCGTACGGCGGTTACCAGCAGCCGCAGCAGGGCACGCAGGAGCAGCAGGCGGCGCTCGACGAGACCAGCTTCTTCGACACGAGCATGATCAACCTGGACCAGCTGCGCCAGTACGAGCAGGGCCGCTGA
- a CDS encoding YceD family protein codes for MNTRLDHHNPLVFDTHELGRRPGAMLRLSREIAAPGDLGLAGVIGVPEGSRLNLKLRLESVMEGVLVTGTARGSASGECVRCLEAVERELKADFQEMFSYPDADDRIRSKSEPADDAEDDEDTLFLEDGLFDLEPVLRDVVVLALPLQPVCREDCLGLCPDCGLSLNDDPDHHHDAVDIRWAALQGLVTDQGVEKDNMSGTASDGVQSAAEKQEK; via the coding sequence CTGAATACCCGCCTCGACCACCACAACCCCCTCGTGTTCGACACGCACGAGCTGGGTCGGCGTCCTGGTGCCATGCTGCGGCTGTCCCGTGAGATCGCGGCCCCGGGGGACCTCGGTCTCGCCGGAGTCATCGGAGTGCCGGAAGGCAGCCGGCTGAACCTCAAGCTCCGTCTGGAGTCGGTCATGGAAGGGGTGCTTGTCACAGGCACCGCCCGTGGCTCGGCCTCCGGGGAATGCGTAAGGTGTCTGGAGGCCGTCGAGCGTGAGCTCAAGGCGGACTTCCAGGAGATGTTCTCGTACCCTGACGCCGACGACCGGATCCGCTCCAAGTCGGAGCCGGCCGACGACGCCGAGGACGACGAGGACACGCTCTTCCTCGAGGACGGCTTGTTCGACCTCGAACCCGTGCTGCGCGACGTGGTAGTGCTCGCACTGCCGCTGCAGCCGGTGTGCCGGGAGGACTGTCTCGGACTGTGCCCCGATTGCGGGCTCAGCCTGAACGACGACCCGGACCACCACCATGACGCCGTCGACATCCGTTGGGCGGCACTGCAGGGACTCGTCACCGATCAGGGCGTCGAGAAGGACAATATGAGCGGCACTGCCTCCGACGGAGTCCAGAGCGCCGCCGAGAAGCAGGAGAAGTAG
- the rpmF gene encoding 50S ribosomal protein L32 — protein MAVPKRKMSRSNTRHRRSQWKAAVPTLVSCERCQEPKLQHIACPSCGTYNKRQVLEV, from the coding sequence GTGGCTGTTCCGAAGCGGAAGATGTCGCGCAGCAACACGCGCCACCGCCGGTCGCAGTGGAAGGCTGCGGTCCCCACCCTGGTTTCGTGTGAGCGTTGCCAGGAGCCGAAGCTCCAGCACATTGCGTGCCCGAGCTGCGGCACCTACAACAAGCGCCAGGTCCTCGAGGTCTGA
- the rnc gene encoding ribonuclease III encodes MSELSNAEKQADSNNAASSHVLLEGRLGYRLETALLVRALTHRSYAYENGGLPTNERLEFLGDSVLGLVVTDTLYTTHPDLPEGQLAKLRAAVVNSRALAEVSRGLELGLFIRLGRGEEGTGGRDKASILADTLEAVIGAVYLDQGLDAASELVHRLFDPLIEKSSNLGAGLDWKTSLQELTAAEGLGVPEYLVTESGPDHEKTFTAAARVGGISYGSGIGRSKKEAEQQAAESAWRGISTVADERTAAQAAPVPAEDGGAPTPADPTPDA; translated from the coding sequence ATGTCTGAGCTGTCCAACGCTGAGAAGCAGGCAGACAGTAACAACGCGGCCTCGTCCCACGTGCTTCTGGAAGGGCGGCTCGGGTATCGACTCGAGACCGCCCTTCTGGTGCGTGCGCTGACCCACCGCTCGTACGCGTACGAGAACGGCGGTCTGCCCACCAACGAACGGCTGGAGTTCCTCGGGGACTCCGTGCTGGGCCTGGTGGTCACGGACACGCTGTACACGACCCACCCCGACCTGCCGGAAGGCCAACTGGCCAAACTGCGGGCCGCGGTAGTCAACTCGCGTGCACTTGCGGAGGTCAGCCGCGGCCTCGAACTCGGTCTCTTCATCCGGCTTGGCCGGGGCGAAGAGGGCACGGGTGGCCGGGACAAGGCGTCCATCCTCGCCGACACCCTTGAAGCGGTGATCGGCGCGGTCTACCTCGATCAGGGCCTCGACGCGGCCTCGGAGCTGGTTCACCGGCTCTTCGACCCGCTCATCGAGAAGTCCTCGAACCTCGGTGCCGGCCTGGACTGGAAGACCAGTCTCCAGGAACTCACGGCGGCCGAAGGCCTTGGTGTACCGGAATACCTGGTCACCGAGTCCGGTCCGGACCACGAGAAGACCTTCACCGCCGCCGCGCGCGTCGGTGGGATCTCCTACGGCAGCGGCATCGGACGTAGCAAGAAGGAAGCGGAACAGCAGGCGGCAGAATCCGCGTGGCGCGGTATCAGTACCGTGGCGGACGAGCGGACCGCGGCGCAGGCCGCTCCCGTTCCGGCCGAGGATGGCGGGGCGCCGACGCCCGCCGACCCGACGCCGGACGCCTGA
- the mutM gene encoding bifunctional DNA-formamidopyrimidine glycosylase/DNA-(apurinic or apyrimidinic site) lyase, with protein sequence MPELPEVEVVRRGLERWVAGRTVTAVEVLHPRAVRRHAGGGADFAARLTGETFGVPRRRGKYLWLPLEERELSVLGHLGMSGQLLVQPEVAPDEKHLRIRVRFGDDAGTELRFVDQRTFGGLSLHESVPGSPDGLPDVIAHIARDPLDPLFDESAYHLALRAKRTTVKRALLDQSLISGVGNIYADEALWRAKLHYERPTSTLTRPRSVELLGHARDVMNEALSVGGTSFDSLYVNVNGESGYFDRSLDAYGREDEPCRRCGTPMRRRPWMNRSSYFCPRCQRPSRVSS encoded by the coding sequence GTGCCCGAGCTGCCCGAAGTTGAAGTGGTGCGGCGCGGCCTGGAGCGCTGGGTGGCAGGGCGGACCGTGACGGCCGTCGAGGTGCTGCACCCGAGGGCCGTACGCCGGCACGCGGGCGGCGGCGCCGATTTCGCGGCCCGGCTCACGGGGGAGACCTTCGGGGTGCCGCGGCGGCGCGGGAAGTACCTGTGGCTGCCGCTGGAGGAGCGCGAGCTCTCCGTGCTCGGACACCTGGGGATGAGCGGGCAGCTGCTCGTACAGCCCGAGGTGGCGCCCGACGAGAAGCACCTGCGCATCCGGGTGCGGTTCGGGGACGACGCCGGGACCGAGCTGCGCTTCGTCGACCAGCGCACCTTCGGCGGCCTGTCGCTGCACGAGTCCGTCCCCGGCAGCCCGGACGGACTGCCCGACGTCATCGCGCACATCGCGCGGGACCCGCTGGACCCGCTCTTCGACGAGTCGGCCTACCACCTGGCGCTGCGCGCCAAGCGCACCACGGTGAAGCGGGCGCTGCTCGACCAGTCGCTGATCAGCGGGGTCGGCAACATCTATGCGGACGAGGCGCTGTGGCGCGCCAAGCTGCACTACGAGCGCCCCACCAGCACGCTCACGCGCCCCCGGAGCGTGGAACTCCTCGGCCATGCCCGGGACGTCATGAACGAGGCCCTGTCCGTCGGCGGCACCAGCTTCGACAGCCTCTACGTCAACGTCAACGGCGAGTCCGGCTACTTCGACCGTTCGCTCGACGCCTACGGGCGCGAGGACGAGCCCTGCCGGCGCTGCGGCACCCCGATGCGGCGCCGGCCGTGGATGAACCGGTCGAGCTACTTCTGCCCGCGCTGCCAGCGGCCCTCGCGCGTCTCGTCGTAG
- a CDS encoding winged helix-turn-helix transcriptional regulator, with protein sequence MQTPACGDAEDEGAAEQTSDSFDVFARACPSRDALEHVTGRWGSLTVGALRKGPCRFNELRRRVDGISEKMLSQTLHSLERDGIVNRDAQPTNPPRVDYELTPFGAEVAERVAALIELLESSMPGVLASRSAYDETREGRWQRGQK encoded by the coding sequence ATGCAGACTCCAGCCTGCGGTGACGCCGAGGACGAGGGCGCCGCCGAACAGACGTCCGACTCATTCGACGTGTTCGCCCGCGCGTGCCCGTCCCGCGACGCGCTGGAACACGTCACGGGTCGCTGGGGCAGCCTCACGGTGGGCGCCCTGCGCAAAGGTCCGTGCCGGTTCAACGAGCTGCGCCGCCGGGTGGACGGCATCAGCGAGAAAATGCTCTCCCAGACCCTGCATTCGCTGGAGCGCGACGGCATCGTCAACCGCGATGCGCAGCCGACGAACCCGCCCAGGGTCGACTACGAACTGACCCCGTTCGGCGCGGAGGTCGCGGAGCGCGTGGCAGCGCTCATCGAGCTGCTGGAGAGCAGCATGCCGGGGGTGCTCGCCTCCCGGTCCGCCTACGACGAGACGCGCGAGGGCCGCTGGCAGCGCGGGCAGAAGTAG
- a CDS encoding flavodoxin family protein — translation MSGITYTPVVSIAYHSGYGHTTVIAEAVKAGALEAGATVHLIKVDEIDDAQWELLTASDAIVFGAPTYMGSASGAFHVFAESTSKIWFTAGWQDKVAAGFTNSGSKSGDKGNTLDFFQTLASQHGMSWVNLGLKPGWNSSTASENDLNRLGFFDGAAAQSNGDQSAEFVHKADIATAEHLGRRVTEQTRIVIAGRAALAA, via the coding sequence TTGTCCGGTATCACGTACACCCCTGTCGTCTCGATCGCCTACCACTCCGGCTACGGCCACACCACCGTCATCGCCGAGGCCGTCAAGGCCGGTGCCCTCGAGGCCGGTGCGACGGTCCACCTGATCAAGGTCGACGAGATCGACGACGCGCAGTGGGAGCTCCTGACCGCGTCCGACGCGATCGTCTTCGGCGCCCCCACCTACATGGGCAGCGCCTCGGGTGCCTTCCACGTCTTCGCCGAGTCCACGTCCAAGATCTGGTTCACGGCCGGCTGGCAGGACAAGGTCGCCGCGGGCTTCACCAACTCGGGCTCCAAGTCCGGCGACAAGGGCAACACCCTGGACTTCTTCCAGACGCTGGCCTCGCAGCACGGCATGAGCTGGGTCAACCTGGGCCTGAAGCCGGGCTGGAACTCCAGCACCGCTTCCGAGAACGACCTCAACCGTCTCGGCTTCTTCGACGGCGCCGCCGCCCAGTCCAACGGCGACCAGAGCGCGGAGTTCGTCCACAAGGCCGACATCGCCACCGCCGAGCACCTGGGCCGCCGCGTCACCGAGCAGACCCGCATCGTCATCGCGGGCCGCGCCGCCCTGGCCGCCTGA
- a CDS encoding CAP domain-containing protein — protein sequence MGRHRLHAAPPRGSKHRIALRGGLLGVSAAVALGTAAVTTGVVPVGSSFPYVGSASSDAKAKTAVAGTQASPSPRTSLEQQGGLANLSGRAPSGAASPSLSAPASPSASPSPSASASPSPSTEPSKTPESRPTPTPPKPAAPRTAAPKPPAPPATAGHSAEETAVLELVNQERAQAGCKVSVRANPPLAALAGAFSKDMAVRGFFDHTDPDGNTPWDRATKAGISGMGGENIARGQGDAQAVMKAWMNSPGHKANILNCEFRTLGVGMYSAAGGPWWTQDFGF from the coding sequence ATGGGACGCCACCGACTTCACGCCGCGCCGCCCCGCGGCAGCAAGCACCGCATCGCCCTTCGGGGCGGTCTGCTCGGCGTTTCCGCCGCCGTGGCTCTCGGCACGGCCGCCGTCACCACGGGCGTCGTCCCGGTCGGCTCCTCCTTCCCCTACGTGGGGAGCGCGAGCTCCGATGCGAAGGCGAAGACGGCGGTGGCCGGGACCCAGGCCTCGCCGAGCCCCAGGACCTCGCTGGAGCAGCAGGGCGGCCTCGCCAACCTCTCCGGCCGCGCCCCCAGCGGAGCGGCGTCCCCGTCCCTCTCGGCGCCCGCTTCCCCTTCGGCCTCGCCGTCCCCGTCGGCCTCCGCCTCACCGTCCCCCTCCACGGAGCCGTCGAAGACCCCCGAGTCGCGCCCCACGCCGACCCCGCCGAAGCCGGCCGCCCCGAGGACGGCCGCCCCCAAGCCCCCGGCACCGCCGGCCACGGCCGGCCACTCCGCCGAGGAGACCGCCGTGCTCGAGCTGGTGAACCAGGAGCGCGCGCAGGCGGGCTGCAAGGTTTCGGTGCGTGCGAACCCGCCGCTGGCGGCGCTGGCCGGTGCCTTCAGCAAGGACATGGCCGTCCGGGGCTTCTTCGACCACACCGACCCCGACGGCAACACCCCGTGGGACCGCGCCACCAAGGCCGGCATATCGGGGATGGGCGGCGAGAACATCGCCCGCGGCCAGGGTGACGCGCAGGCCGTGATGAAGGCCTGGATGAACAGCCCGGGCCACAAGGCGAACATCCTCAACTGCGAGTTCCGCACCCTGGGCGTCGGCATGTACTCCGCCGCGGGCGGCCCCTGGTGGACCCAGGACTTCGGCTTCTAG
- a CDS encoding acylphosphatase — protein sequence MNEDVRMTAWVRGRVQGVGFRWFTRANALEIGGLIGFALNLDDGRVQVVAEGQRENCHRLLEWLHSADTPGSVDGVTEIWGTPRGGYEGFAIR from the coding sequence ATGAATGAAGATGTGCGGATGACCGCCTGGGTACGCGGCCGGGTACAGGGAGTGGGCTTCCGCTGGTTCACCAGGGCCAATGCATTGGAGATCGGCGGCCTGATCGGCTTCGCGCTCAACCTCGACGACGGTCGAGTGCAGGTGGTGGCCGAAGGTCAACGTGAGAATTGCCACCGGCTCCTGGAGTGGCTGCACAGCGCCGACACGCCCGGGAGCGTGGACGGGGTGACAGAGATCTGGGGCACACCGCGCGGTGGCTACGAAGGGTTCGCCATCCGGTGA